The following are encoded together in the Thunnus thynnus chromosome 15, fThuThy2.1, whole genome shotgun sequence genome:
- the irx1b gene encoding iroquois-class homeodomain protein IRX-1b codes for MAFPQLGYPQFLSASHEVYGGERPASAREGATEGGVSSSATAAAVGSMLGMYGSPWAAHNYSAFLPYSGATDLALISQMGSQYDLKDSPGSHPASLPVHAAQGFYPYGQYPYGDPSRAKTATRETTSTLKAWLQEHQKNPYPTKGEKIMLAIITRMTLTQVSTWFANARRRLKKENKVTWGRSAEDRDGRIFSSDNEDEHGKNGSEDEDDEEEIDLETVDIERPEEQRAGEQDSGKGEGEAGLAAGEASEPKSSESSRTLSVEGLRRVEAAISLNKSPVVKLAVDHSPSRQECQRPPQSKPKIWSLAETATAPDSSHKPSPAAHAHHPALASAGHPALLPGHGIYTCQIGKLQNWANAAFLNANSLLNMRSLLGGAPAGHLPLHGAVPAARHDARPAVTGPGTSGTEDDSDEESSGSFSPKRDEEESDHRPDSLKSPFQLITDRPHHGTAAQRVLTTTL; via the exons ATGGCTTTCCCTCAGCTGGGGTACCCCCAGTTCCTTAGTGCCTCTCATGAGGTGTACGGGGGCGAGCGGCCGGCCTCTGCCCGGGAAGGAGCTACCGAGGGCGGCGTGAGCTCGTCCGCTACCGCCGCGGCTGTCGGCTCCATGCTGGGGATGTACGGGAGCCCATGGGCGGCTCATAACTACAGTGCCTTTCTGCCGTACAGCGGAGCAACAGACCTCGCCCTCATATCCCAGATG GGCTCCCAGTATGATCTGAAGGACAGCCCGGGCTCTCACCCAGCCTCTCTGCCTGTCCACGCCGCTCAAGGCTTCTACCCGTACGGCCAGTATCCGTACGGGGACCCGTCGAGGGCCAAGACGGCCACAAGGGAGACCACAAGCACCCTGAAGGCCTGGCTGCAGGAGCACCAGAAGAACCCCTACCCCACCAAAGGAGAGAAGATCATGCTTGCTATCATTACGAGGATGACACTCACACAG GTGTCGACGTGGTTCGCGAACGCCCGCAGGCGGCTGAAGAAGGAGAACAAGGTAACCTGGGGCCGCAGCGCCGAGGACCGGGATGGACGCATCTTCAGCAGCGACAACGAGGACGAGCACGGCAAGAACGGCAGCGAAGATGAAGACGACGAGGAGGAGATTGATTTGGAAACTGTCGATATCGAGAGACCCGAGGAGCAGCGAGCAGGGGAGCAGGACTCCgggaagggggagggagaggcagGCCTGGCCGCCGGAGAGGCCTCGGAGCCGAAGAGCTCGGAGAGCAGCAGGACGCTTTCTGTGGAGGGCCTGAGAAGAGTGGAGGCGGCTATTTCTCTCAATAAATCGCCCGTTGTCAAACTCGCTGTGGATCATTCTCCCAGCAGACAGGAGTGCCAGAGACCACCCCAGAGCAAACCCAAAATCTGGTCCCTGGCTGAGACTGCCACGGCCCCCGACAGCTCTCACAAACCTTCCCCCGCGGCCCATGCGCACCACCCGGCTTTGGCCTCCGCCGGCCACCCGGCCTTACTCCCGGGTCATGGGATATATACATGCCAGATTGGCAAGCTGCAAAACTGGGCCAACGCGGCTTTTCTGAATGCCAATTCTCTTTTGAACATGAGATCGCTCCTCGGAGGGGCGCCGGCCGGACACCTGCCTCTCCACGGCGCAGTGCCGGCTGCGCGTCATGACGCACGACCAGCGGTGACGGGCCCGGGAACTTCGGGGACGGAAGATGACAGTGATGAGGAGTCGTCAGGAAGCTTCAGTCCAAAAAGAGATG aGGAAGAGAGCGACCACAGGCCTGATTCCCTGAAGTCCCCATTCCAGCTGATCACTGACAG ACCTCACCATGGCACAGCAGCACAGCGAGTTCTGACAACAACATTATGA